AAGGAGATGAACTTTTATGGATTACAAAATGAGTAAAATTGACATAGTTACAAGACCAGAAAAATTCGATGAGCTGAAAGATGAGCTTAATAAAATTGGTGTTACAGGTATGACTGTTACAAATGTGCTCGGATGCGGTCTTCAAAAAGGTACACTTGAGTACTATAGAGGAAATCCTGTTGAAATAACTTTAAATCCTAAAATAAAAATTGAAATAGTTGTATGCTCAGTTCCTGTTGAAAAGGTTATAGATGCAGCTAAAAGAGTTCTAAATACAGGAAAAATTGGAGACGGAAAAATTTTTGTATATGATGTTACTAAGGTAGTTAAGATACGTACTGGTGAAGAAAATTACGACGCACTTCAGGACGATAAAGAATAACCTATTAAATATAAAAATAGGGTGAAGATCTTCAAAATTCTTCACCCTATTTTAAATTTCAAATTAATTTTTAAATAGCTTCTCCATATAACCTAAACAAAGCAGTAATACAATCTCTCCAAGCAAGTATTCCGGTATAACTTTAGGCATAACTATAATAGCTATATTTTCTACTATTATAACTAAAATTGCAATCATCAAAAATGAGAACCCTGTCCTTCTTATATTGTTCTTTGTAAAAAATAACCCACATAGAATAAGCATAAAAATAAGAACTATAATTCTGACTGCTGATATTATAACGCTATAATTATTAAAATTAATTAAGTATCCAAAACTATAACTATAAAATGGAATCGCCACTTGTAATGCCTTAAAGCTCAAAACAATATATAAACTTAAAAATGCAATTGAACTAACTAATGCATATACAAAGTTAAATTTAGTACTTCTTGTAAAAACAAAAATCATAAGTAATATAAGAAGCGGAATACTTAATATATCAAGTAGTACAATGGGTCTCATAAAGTATATGTACATTATACTTTTTTTCAAACACATAGTAATTAAAACTGCATACCTTGCCATCAAAACTAATAATAAACCTCTAAGAATTCTTCTTATTTTTATAGGACATTTAGAACTATCTATAAACAAATTTATGCATAGTAAAACAGCTAGTAATAACATTAAAATATAGGCATAAAAGAACACTTTATCCCTCCAAATAAAACTGCTATTTAGGGATTCCTCGTAACTTTCTTCAACTGCATGTACCAAGTTTAAGTATTGAAATTTAGTTTACGTAGGAAAACCTATATCTATTATTACTCTTAATTTTGTCTAAATATTCTTTACACCAAAAATTTTAAGCCCACCTTGTATACAAGAAATTTCTACTGGGAAATCCGGGCCTCTTTCTCCATCTATATCTGTTACTATATCAGGATTACAATTCACAGTAAGCTTATCCGTTTTAAAATATATTATTCCATTTACATCTTCAAGATGCTCACCTTTAAACATCTTAATAAGTATATTTACTATATCCTTAACCATTCCACCCTCTATAATAATTACATCAAGCATACCATCATCTACAGTAGCTTTATATGCAAACTTAAAATTACCAGCTGTTTGTCCGTTGAATACCAACATAAGTATCATTTCTCCATCAAAGTTATTTTGCTCCGACTCCACTTTTAATGATATTCTTCTGAAATTAGGTAATTGTTCTATGCCTTTAACATAATACGCAAGTTTACCCATAGTATTTTTCATATTTACATCAGTCTTTTGAGATACATTTGTAAATAATCCTGCACTTGCTACATTTATAAAGTATTTATCGTTTATTTTTCCGAGATCAATCTTTCTTACCTGACTATTCAAAATTTGCTCACATGCCATTTCAATATCTGCAGGCATGCCTATAAATTTAGCAAAATCATTAGCTGTACCTACTGGTAGTATAGCTATAGGTATATCTAAATTACACTTTTTTATAATATTAACTACATTATCTACTGTTCCATCTCCACCTGCTATAAGAACATATTTATATGTATCATCTATATCTTCAAATGCACTTTCTATACTACAGTTCAATTCTATTCTATGCGGAACTATTGTATATCCATATTTTTGATGCACTTGTATAACCTTATCTATATTATTTATTATTAAATTCTCCCCAGAGAAAGGATTATAAATAAATTTTACTTTGTTCATTCTTTCGTGCCCCCTAAATCAATAAAAGTTACTAATAATATATTATATCATTAATTGGAATAAAGCTACAAGATTAAAACTAGCCTTGTAGCTTTATTTCACTCAAGTTATACGATTACAGGACTGCACATTAGCTTACTCAGAATATATTAAACTTATCTATAAATCGTGGCAACAAGGGCTTGAAATTCCACTAAGAGCTTTTCCCGCTGAACTATTCGTACCATTTTCAACCGCAAAATCACCAAGTGAAATGATACCAACAATTTTCCCATCGCGTACAACTGGAAGTCTTCTTATTTGCTTATCACTCATTATCTTTGTTGCTTCGCTAACATCCATGTCCGGAGTAACAACTACTGGTGTAGATGTCATTATACTTCTTACATTTTCCTTTGAAGCATCTTTTTTATCTGCAACTATTCTTAAAATTATATCCCTATCTGTTATAACTCCTATAACTTTATCATTACTGCATACTGGAATAGCACCTATATCATGATCTCTCATAAGTTCAGCTGCTTTTTGAATGTTATCCTCACCACATATACTTACAACATTTTTTGTCATTACTTCACTTATCTTCACTATAAACACCTCCCAGGTTATTATTGTACCCAGAAAGATTTTTTATATTTATTGTTTACTTATTTTTTTGTGTATAATATATGCTGTTGGTGCTGCCACTGCCACAAATAAAATTGGTAATAAAAATTTTGTTGAAAAATGCCCTTCAAAGCTCTTACCAATAACTGAATAAGCTATCATTTCTGGCATTACTCCCACCAAACTTCCTAAAATAAAATCCCTATATTTTATTTTTGTAAGTCCTGCAGCATAACTTAATGGATCATATGGAAAAATAAATGCAAGTCGCATTAAAAGCATTATAATAAAACCATGTTTATCTAAATTATCATCTAAATTCATAGCTTTGCCCTTTAAGAGCTTATTTACAAAAGGTCTTCCAAGTTTTCTAGAAAGAAAAAAAGCAAAACTTGCAGAAAAAAAACATCCTAGCATACTCAAAAAGAATGCTTTTAATGATCCAAAAATTCCTCCTGCTATAACCGAAAGTGCTGATACTGGTATTATGAGAAGAACAGGCTTTAAAGAATATATAATCACAAAAGCAAAACTTGCATAAGGTCCATAACTTAGTATGTATTTTTTAATTTCACGAGGTTTTAAGTGAAAAATCTTCATAGCAAAATTACCGCCATGCCTAAAATGTCGTTGTTTAACAATTACAAATACTACAAATACTACAATTACCGTCAAAAAAGTATAAATTAGTATCTTTTTTGTTTTATCTTTCATTTTATTCACTCCAAATCACCTACTACACATTAATTAATCATAACATAATAATTAGTAAAATAATATGTTTTTCAAAACAATTTTTGCATTAATAAAAAATTTTATTATCAAAAAATTAATTTCTATGCTATAATATATCTTGTTTATATATACTATTTTTATTAACAATTTAGGAGTGATTTTATATGGCTAAAAGTTCAGTTGCAAATATTTTTACTTTTGGTAACTTATCATGCGGTTTGTTATCCTTAATTATGACTTTAGCTGCATCTTCAACTAATAATGAATATTATAAATTAGCATGTTTATTTATACTTATAGCTGGAATTATAGATAGATACGATGGTAGAG
The Clostridium felsineum DSM 794 DNA segment above includes these coding regions:
- a CDS encoding P-II family nitrogen regulator, encoding MDYKMSKIDIVTRPEKFDELKDELNKIGVTGMTVTNVLGCGLQKGTLEYYRGNPVEITLNPKIKIEIVVCSVPVEKVIDAAKRVLNTGKIGDGKIFVYDVTKVVKIRTGEENYDALQDDKE
- a CDS encoding YegS/Rv2252/BmrU family lipid kinase; this encodes MNKVKFIYNPFSGENLIINNIDKVIQVHQKYGYTIVPHRIELNCSIESAFEDIDDTYKYVLIAGGDGTVDNVVNIIKKCNLDIPIAILPVGTANDFAKFIGMPADIEMACEQILNSQVRKIDLGKINDKYFINVASAGLFTNVSQKTDVNMKNTMGKLAYYVKGIEQLPNFRRISLKVESEQNNFDGEMILMLVFNGQTAGNFKFAYKATVDDGMLDVIIIEGGMVKDIVNILIKMFKGEHLEDVNGIIYFKTDKLTVNCNPDIVTDIDGERGPDFPVEISCIQGGLKIFGVKNI
- a CDS encoding CBS domain-containing protein, whose product is MKISEVMTKNVVSICGEDNIQKAAELMRDHDIGAIPVCSNDKVIGVITDRDIILRIVADKKDASKENVRSIMTSTPVVVTPDMDVSEATKIMSDKQIRRLPVVRDGKIVGIISLGDFAVENGTNSSAGKALSGISSPCCHDL
- a CDS encoding TVP38/TMEM64 family protein — translated: MKDKTKKILIYTFLTVIVVFVVFVIVKQRHFRHGGNFAMKIFHLKPREIKKYILSYGPYASFAFVIIYSLKPVLLIIPVSALSVIAGGIFGSLKAFFLSMLGCFFSASFAFFLSRKLGRPFVNKLLKGKAMNLDDNLDKHGFIIMLLMRLAFIFPYDPLSYAAGLTKIKYRDFILGSLVGVMPEMIAYSVIGKSFEGHFSTKFLLPILFVAVAAPTAYIIHKKISKQ